The genomic window ATTGGAGCCGGAAGTAACTAGGGATATGATTCTGTATTCTCCCTTTTCCTCTGGCCAGCAGTTCCATAGCGAGCAGCTCAAACGCATGTCACGTCATTGATTGGAACATAGCTGACCGCTTCCGCTATCTTTAGGGCAAATTGATGCCATGCGGTATTCTGTACTTGTAATTGTGTTGACCATGCTTGTTTCGTGCGGAGAAAAGAAACAGAAGAAGGAACCGATGGATTTCGGGGCGTTCAAAGAGCGTTTCATCCTTGACTTTTGGAGGTTGAATCCTGACTGGGCCTCTTATGTCGGGTTTCATGAGCATGATTCGCTCATGGTCATTCCGAATGAGGAAGGCCGAAAGACCGAGTTGGAATTCTGCCGCACCTACTTGGATTCACTCAAACAGTTCGACCCGAGCAAACTGAGCAAAAGCGAACTGACCGATCTGCGCATGATCCAGAATCAACTGGAGAAGCAGATATGGAATGTTGAGGTTTTCAGGTCCTACCAGTGGAATCCATCGGTGTATAACGTGGGAACGGCCTTTGGCATCATGATCAACGGAAAGTACGCGCCTTTGGAGCAGCGTTTGCGTGCCATGTCATCCAAAATGGAGAAACTGGATGCGTACTACGAAGCGGCCGAGGAGAACATCCAGAACCCTACGTTGCAGCACACACAGTTGGCCATTATGCAGAACAGAGGCGCGCTGGACGTGTTTGGGCCATCGCTGATAGACAGCGTGCATGCTTCTGAATTGAGCGATACGGAGAAAGAGAACATCCTTACCAATATCGAATTGGCCAAAGAGGCCATTGAAGGGTATGTGGAATTCTTGGAGTCGGAAGTGCTGCCCGCAGCCGAACTCAACGGGCGCGATTTCAGAATAGGGAAGGAGCTGTTCCTTCAGAAGTTCGACAACGAGATCGTTTCCACGTATTCTGCCGAAGAGATCTACCAGAAGGCGCTGGAGGCAAAGGAAGATCTGCATGGAAAGATGTTCGAACTCACGCAAAAGCTTTGGGAAACCTATCTTCCAAAGGAGAAGATGCCGGAGGACCGTTTGCTGGCCATCCGCCAGATGATCGATCGACTCTCATTGGAGCATTGCCACCGCGATAGCTTCCAAGCCACCATCGAAAAGCAATTGCCCGAACTGATGGCGTTTGTAAAGGAACACGACCTGCTCTATCTCGACCCTGAAAAACCATTGGTGGTGCGTAAAGAACCTGCTTACATGGCGGGTGTGGCGGGTGCTTCCGTTTCCGCACCTGGGCCCTACGATAGATTCGGAGACACATATTACAACGTGGGAACATTGGAGAATTACACCGATGAGGATGCCGAAAGCTATCTGCGCGAGTACAACAAATACATCCTTCAGATACTGAACATCCACGAGGCCATTCCCGGCCATTACGCGCAGCTGGTGTACAGCAACGAGTCGCCAAGCATCATCAAAAGCGTGTTCGGCAATGGTGCCATGGTAGAAGGTTGGGCGGTGTATACCGAACGGATGATGCTGGAGGAAGGCTACGGAAACAATTCGCCCGAAATGTGGTTGATGTACTACAAATGGAATCTGCGCACCGTCTGTAACACCATTTTGGACTACTCGATACACGTAAACGGAATGACCGAAGAACAGGCGATGGACCTGCTTGTCAATCAGGCATTTCAACAGGAAAAGGAAGCCACCAACAAATGGCGCAGAGCCACCTTGTCGCAGGTACAGCTATGCAGTTATTTCACCGGATTTTACGAAGTGATGCAGCTACGCGATGAGATGAAGAAGCGGTTGGGCGACAACTTCAGCTTGAAGACATTTCACGAA from Flavobacteriales bacterium includes these protein-coding regions:
- a CDS encoding DUF885 family protein — translated: MRYSVLVIVLTMLVSCGEKKQKKEPMDFGAFKERFILDFWRLNPDWASYVGFHEHDSLMVIPNEEGRKTELEFCRTYLDSLKQFDPSKLSKSELTDLRMIQNQLEKQIWNVEVFRSYQWNPSVYNVGTAFGIMINGKYAPLEQRLRAMSSKMEKLDAYYEAAEENIQNPTLQHTQLAIMQNRGALDVFGPSLIDSVHASELSDTEKENILTNIELAKEAIEGYVEFLESEVLPAAELNGRDFRIGKELFLQKFDNEIVSTYSAEEIYQKALEAKEDLHGKMFELTQKLWETYLPKEKMPEDRLLAIRQMIDRLSLEHCHRDSFQATIEKQLPELMAFVKEHDLLYLDPEKPLVVRKEPAYMAGVAGASVSAPGPYDRFGDTYYNVGTLENYTDEDAESYLREYNKYILQILNIHEAIPGHYAQLVYSNESPSIIKSVFGNGAMVEGWAVYTERMMLEEGYGNNSPEMWLMYYKWNLRTVCNTILDYSIHVNGMTEEQAMDLLVNQAFQQEKEATNKWRRATLSQVQLCSYFTGFYEVMQLRDEMKKRLGDNFSLKTFHEEFLSFGSAPIKYVREMMLEENEPSLTTSE